GGCGGTGGGTCCAAGCTGATATCGGCAAGGGAATCTCTGGATCGCATCAAGCAACGCCACACCGAACTGAGTGATCGTATCAAGGCCACTGAACAATTGGATAACGAGTTGGGTGACAAAGCGCTGGATGCCAAGCTAGCAGCTGCAGGTATCGGCGCACAGGTTAATGGCAAGCAGGTTGTGCTGGACCGATTGAAAGCCAAGCATCGCGGCACCGATACCTCGCCAAAACAGGATACGTAATGAGCAAGCCGATTCCCAGCCGCTGGCAAAGCTCGGACACCGCCATCAAAGCCGTGCAAGTCGCATTTGATGTCGAAGAGACGGTAATGAATGCTGTGCGCCGTGCAGCCTTTGACAATAGTTTGTCCGCTTCGGATCAAATCCGCTTGGTTCTAGGTTTGTCCGTCGCCACCAAACCAAAGCGGCCACGCCTGACTGTCTCGCTGTCGGAAGAGGATTACCGTATTCTGGGCAAACGGTATGGCATCGATCCGGACGAACGGCTAAAAATCAAGGAGCACGTCACACAAGACCTGATCCAGTTTGCTCAAACCACCGAGGACAAATGACCCTCCTCCGCCATAAGGAACCGCCATGCCACTGTGGCTTGATGCCATCCTGAGTTTTCCAACCATCGTTTACACCATCTTACTGGTTGTCGTGGTGACTTATTGGCTGCTCGCCATTGTCGGGCTGGTCGATTTCAGCCATGGCCATCATGGCCATATGGAATGGCACGACCTTGCGCATGGTCATGGCCACGATACCCACTTTCCTGCAGATGCGCACGGACATGGCGAAACCGATGTCAGCACGATTGCCAGTTTCGCCATGGCGATGGGGCTTAGCGGTGTGCCCTTTTCGATTGTCGTCAGTCTGATCGTGTTCTTTGCCTGGGTTATATCGGCATTGGTGGGTGAATACGTACTGGTGTGGGTACCAACCCAGCTACTCAGAATATTGTTCGGTCTAGCAGTGATGGCAGGCGCCTTTGCAATGGCCTTGCCACTGACCGCCCTGACAATCCGTCCGATGCGACCTCTGTTTGTCGTACACAACGCCCCACACAATGCCGGCCTGGTTGGGTTGCCCTGTCGTATTTTGACCCTAACGGTGGACGAAAAATTTGGTCAGGCAGAGGTCACGCACCAAGGCAGCACGTTCAACATCAAAATCTGGGCTCCCACACCCAATGGCTTGACCAAGGGCAGCATCAGTGCCCTGCTGGATTACGACCAGAAAACTGGTCGTTACGAAGTGGCAACGGTCGATATCACCACCGACCAATGACAACCATGCCTTCTGACCAGCGGTCCGAGACATCCAACAATCAAGTGCAACGACAAGGCTACGTATTCGGGGCACGGCAATAGATAACAACACAAATGAGGAAAATATGGAAATTCTGCTGATTGCCAGTGGCATACTGACGCTGATCATCTTTGGTGCATTCGTGCTGTTTGCCAAGTTCTATCACAAAGTAGAGCAAGGTCACGCCATGATCGTCAACACCTTGCGCGCTGAACCGGAAGTGACCTTCACCGGCCGTATGGTCTACCCCATCATCCATATTAAGGAACTGATGGATATCTCGGTGAAAACCGTGGTGATCAAGCGCACAGGAAAAGAAGGCTTGATCTGCTCGGACAACATTCGTGCCGATATCGAGGTCACCTTCTTCGTCCACGTCAACAAAACCACTGAAGACGTCCTGAAAGTCGCCCAGACTATCGGTTGCAACCGCGCCTCCAGCCAGGAAACCTTGGAAGAACTGTTTGCCGCCAAATTTTCAGAGGCGTTGAAAACCGTTGGCAAAGCAATGAAGTTTGAAGATCTGTACCAGGAACGTGACAAGTTCCGTGACGAAATCATCCGCCAGATCGGCAACAACCTGTCCGGTTACGTACTGGAAGATGCCGCCATCGATTATCTGGAACAAACCCCGCTCGATAAGCTGGACCCGAACAATATTCTGGATGCACAAGGCATCCGCAAGATTACCGAACTGACCGCCATCGAACACGTGCAGACCAACGAGTTGCAACGTAACGAGCAGATGCAGATCAAGAAGAAAGACGTCGAAACCCAGGAAACCTTGCTGGAACTGGAACGCCAACAAGCGGATGCGCAAGCCCGCCAAACCCGTGAAATCGCCTCAGTCCGTGCTCGCGAACAAGCCGAGGCCGCCAAGATCCAAGCGGAGGAAAATGCCAAGGCCGAGTTGGCACGCATCCAGTCCGAACAAGTGATTGCCGTACAACAGGAGAACATGCAACGCGAGAAGGAAGTTGCCGAAAACAACCGTAAGCGAGCGGTGGCCATCGAGGAAGAAAAAGTCACCCGTGCCCGTCAATTGGAGATCGTCGATCGCGAGAAAGAAGTAGCCTTGCAGGAAATCGACAAAGAAAAGGTATTGGAAATCCAGAAGAAAGCCATCGCAGACGTCATCCGCGAACGCATCGTGGTGGAACGCACCGTGGCCGAGCAGGAAGAAGCCATCAAGGAACTACGTAAAGTCGCGGAAGCTGACCGTAACAAAAAAGCCGTGGTCATCACAGCAGAAGGCAAGGCCGAGGAAAAACTGGTGATCGACGTGAAAGCAGCTGAGGCTGAAGAACGCCGCGCCAAGCACAAGGCGCAGGAAGAATTGACCTTGGCTGAAGCCCGCCTGAAAGTGGCCGAGAAACAGGCGGAAGCCAAGAAACGGGAAGCCGAGGGGATGGAAGCGGTCGCCGCCGCACCTGGGCTGGCTCATGCCAAGGTACAAATGGCATCTGCCGACGCCACCGAAAAACAAGGCATGGTCGACGCCAAGGTGAAAATCGCCAGTGCCGAGGCCGTCACCAAATTGGGGAATGCCGAAGCCGAAGCGCTGTTGGCCAAGCTGGAAGCGGAAGCACAAGGCAAACAACAACTAGGCTTGGCGGATGTGCAAGTCAAAACGGCTGATGCACAAGCGGTTGAAGCACGCTTCCAGGCCGAAGCCAAGGGCCTGCGTGAGAAATTCGCCGCCATGAAGGAAATGAGCGACGATACCCGCTCTCACGAGGAATTCCGGATGCGTCTGGACAATGCCCACATCGAAACGCTCAAGGCGATCGAGGCCAACACGGTGATCGCCAAGGAACAAGCGGCAATGATCAGTACCGCCCTGGGCAATGCCAAGATCGACATCGTCGGCGGCGAAGGAGATTACTTCCAGAAATTTGTCGGTGCCCTGGGTACGGGCAAGGCAATAGACGGCATCATCAACCGTAGCCAGACACTGCAACTGGCACTGAAAGACCACCTGACCGGTGAGCGTGACTTCATCGAAGATGCCAAGGGCTTACTGGGCAGCCTTGGCAATTCGGCAGATGAGCTACAGAACCTGAGTGTTGCCGCCCTGCTGTCGAAAGTGATGAACAATGGCAGCGACGAGCAGAAAGCGGCACTGACCAGCTTGCTGGCAGGGTTCAAGAAGCCTTGACCACCAGTTGTGAAACACACGGTCGGGCTTCTGCCCGACTGACCTCACTCGTTATCACCCGATCCGCCAGACTGGGAGACCAGGAACATCATGCACTGCCCTACCTGCAACGAAGCTCTCAGCCAATACGAACCCGCTGCTGGCCTGCGGGCCCATCATTGTGAACATGGCCATGGCATGTGGCTGGACATCGCGGAGTACCGTCGCTGGCTGCCGACACAAGCGGCCCACGGCGCCAGCCCCCTGACCGAACCAATATCAGACATCAGCGACCACCGCGCGGCCCGTGCTTGCCCGGTATGTACTCGCATCATGCAGAAATATCGGGTATCCAGCCGGTTCGATTACCGCCTTGATCGCTGCAATACCTGCCAGGGTGTGTGGTTCGACCAAGGCGAATGGGATGCGCTGGTTGCCTTACAACAACAAGGCGATCTGAATACGATTTTGTCAGATGCCGGGCAACGTGACATTCAAGCCACCATCAGTCGGGAACGCATTGATGCACGCGATCGCGAACGGTTTGGCGACACCGTTTTTGCCGAACTGCAGCGTATCCGCCAATGGCTGGCTAACCAACCCAATGCCCATGAACTGCTGGCTTATCTGAACCGCAGGGAACACTGATCAACCATGTCCGAACCCCAAGAAAACCTCACCGAACTTGCTGGTGGTAGCTACGATCTGCTTCGCCAACGGTTGAATCAACAAGGCGAAATGCTATTGACCAAGGCTGGCACACTGAATGAGGCAAGACTGGCCGAATTCGGCCGGGAAGACATGCGACTGATCCGCCGCATCCGTGCCCGTACTGAAAACAACTGCGTAGCCCGCGATCTGGTTCGGGTCGGCCCCTGGCTGCTGTTTGGCTACAACGTCTTCATTGGCCTTAAAAAAGAAACCCGCATCGAGGATGTGTTCAGCCTGTATCAACTGGTGGAAGGCAACGATGGTGACGAACTGATACCCTCGCCATTCGATGGAACCTTTCTGGCTGATCAGCGCTTCACGGCCGATTTCCGCGAGCTTTACGCCTATTACAAACAAGCCACTTTGGTGCAGTTACGGGTACACAATGACAAATTGTTGGTCGCCTTCAAAATCGGCCAACAAATCACCGATATCCGCGTGTTCCGCTGGGCATTGGCGCCAGACGGCAAGATTGCCTATATCGACAACCGTGGTGAGCGTGACATACAGCTGCCACCTACCCATGATTTCGAGTGGACCACCACCACCCGCGAAGACCACGTCAATGGCAAGCACCCGCATATCAACATTCTTGACACGGTGTTTGTGGAAACAATTGGCGGCGATCTGACCATCAAGATCGAGAACAACACTGAAAGTGGATTGGGTATCTTCAGCGAACCGGTGGATGACCGGAACCAATCATTGGCCGATGCCGACGTCGCCTATGCACGGCTGGGTGCGTTGATTCTGCTACGTATCAAGCCATATCGTGAAGACAAAGTACGTTACTTGGTCTACAACCAGCGCACCCAAACCGCCACCCGGATTGATGAGATGGGTGAGAGTTGTGTGCAATTGCCAGAAGACCACGGAATCATCTTTCCCGGTGGGTATTACCTACAAAGCGGTGAATCCAAACGCTTTGATACTGACGCAGCTGGCATGCGCTTCAAGCGGATGGCACGCTCACCCAACGGCGAGGATGTGCTGTATGTGTTCTATGAACCGGTAGCCGGTAAGCTTGGCCTGTTCTCCTACAACCTGATTGACAAGCAATTGTCAGCACCGATCTACAGCAATGGCTACGCCCGCTTTGCAGACGGCCGCATCCTGTTGTTTATCGCAGAAAGTGACGAACCTACCCGCACCCACCCCATGCAATTGTGGCAAACCCCATTCTGCAATGAGGAATTCGCCAGCAGCAAAGCGATTGGACACGGTTTTTTCGGCCGTATTGGTAATGGTGAACTGGTGCGCGGTTTGTCGGAACTCTATGGCATTGCCCGTGCCGTGCGCGAGCAATGCCCCTCCCGCCACGCCTATGAAGACCTGATCAAGCACTGTGCCCGCGTTCAGGACAGTTATTTTTGGCTGGACGCCCCCGAGACAGGCCAGTTGGCTAGCGAACTCAAGGCAATCGGCGACACCGCCCGCGCCACGCTGGATGAGTTCGACAAGATCACCAGCATCCGTCGTGAAGCAGCCAAATTGCTGACTCAGGCAGAAGCCGAACAGAAAGCACTCAACACGGATATTGCCAGTGCACTATGGCACTCGCCTGGTGATTTTGTTGTAGCGCTGGACAAGCTGCGCGCGCAACGCGGCAGGCTGCTGACCTTGAAGGAAGCACGTTACATTGACCTGGACCGGATCAGCCAGCTGGATGTCGAGCTGACTACCGAGCAAACACGAATTGCCGACAAAACCATCCGCTTTTTGGCGCAAGATACAGCCTTTGACAGCTATCGCAATGAGCTGGCAAAAACTGCAACCCAGCTGCCCACAGTGGAAAAGACTGTCGATCTGGCGCCGATTCTGGCCCAGCTGGATCAGGTGGCCCATGGTCTGGATCTGTTGACCGAGCTACTGGGCACACTGGCCGCCGGCGACGCCACTTTGCGCACCCGTATTCTGGATGCTATTTCCGGCGTCTATGCAGAGGTGAACAGATTACGCGCCGAAGCCCGCAAGCTGAAAAAACAATTGGCCGAAACCGAATCGGCCGCCGAATTTGGTGCGCAATTCAAGCTATTCGGGCAAAGCATTGCCAATGCGCTGGATCTGGCCGACTCACCAGAAAAATGCGATGAGGCCATGACACGGCTACTGACGCAACTGGAAGAATTGGAAGGCCAGTTTGGTGAACAGGATGCCTTCATCGCCGATATTGCCATCAAACGCGAAGCGGTCTACGAGGCATTTTCCGGACGCAAGCAAACCTTGCTGGATGAGCGCCAGAAACGGGCCGGCGCCCTGTTTGATGCTGCCAGCCGCATTCTCGCAGGCATTCCCAAACGCGTGGTGCAACTGTCTGAGCAAGCACAACTACATGCCTACTTCGCCTCCGACGCGCTGATCCTGAAACTAAAGGGCTTGATAGGCGAGCTGCGCAAACTGGGCGACGCAGTCCACGCTGACGACCTCGAATCCCAATTGAAAACGGCGCGCGAAAATGCCGTCAAGGTATTGCGTGATCGCACCGAGCTGATGGGCGAAGGCGGTAATGTGATCCGCCTGGGCAAACACGCCTTTACCGTCAACGTGCAGCCGCTGGACCTGACCCTAGTACCCAAAGAAGGCGCCCTCGCCTTTCACCTGACCGGGACTGACTATTTTGAAATGGTCAATGACTCAGTGCTGGATTCACTCAAACCCTACTGGGGCTTGGTGCTACCCAGTGAAACACCTTCGCTGTATCGAGCCGAATATTTAGTCGGCCAATTGCTGGACGCGGCAACCCGCAAGGAATTCGGCTTGGATCTGAACCGCCTGCACGAGATCGCCGCTGACCTGCCAGCACTACAGGATCGCGTTCGTCAATTTGCGGCACCACGTTATCAGGATGGCTACCAGAAAGGCGTCCATGATCATGATGCTGCATTGATATTGGCAGCCCTGCTACCAATGATGGACCATGCCGGCCTGCTTCGTTACAGCCCAACGGCCCGTGCACTGGCCGCGCTCTACCATGCCGCCATTGGCGAAGGCCTGCAGACCCAATTGAAGCGACGCGCCCACAGCGCAGAACAACTTCATGCCCAGTTCGGACAAGATCAAGCCATAAACGAGCTCCGCCAGCATACCGTACGCAGCCTAGCCCGCTTTGCCAAGGAAAGCGGTCTGGAAAGCTGGTCCAATGGCACTTTGCTGGAAGAAGCTGGTGAATATCTGGTCGCTGAATTGGCCAGCCCGCAACGGGATTGGACAGAAAGTGGCAATGCCCGGGATTTGGCCGATGGCCTGATTCACTATCTGGAACATGCCAACCTGATTGGCGAATGGCGTGACACACTGCAAAGCGGTAGCTTGAATGAACGCTGGTTACATGCCAGCCACTGGCTACAAGGCTATGCAACGGCCCACGCCCCGCAGGCCGTGTTCTTTGTCCCAGAAGCCGCCGCCCTACTATTGACCGAGCAAGCTCGTCATCGCGTCAATGCCACACTGCAACAGGCAGTACCGGGCTTGCTGGGTGAACACCCATTGATTCAGCAGGGTACGCTGCAGATCAACCTGAACGATTTCCGTCAAAGGCTAGCTCATCATCGCCAAGTTGTATTGCCTGCCTACGAGCAACTACAGGCGTTACGACAGCAACTGGTCACAAATCGCAAGGGCGAACTCAAACTGCATCAGTTCCAGGCCAAACCACTGTCCAGCTTTGTGCGCAACCGCCTGATCGACGAGGTATACCTACCCATCATTGGCGACAACTTAGCCAAACAGATGGGTACAGCGGGCGAAGCACGTCGTACCGATTTGATGGGGATGCTGTTGCTGATCTCACCCCCCGGTTATGGCAAGACCACGCTGATGGAATATCTGGCTGATCGGCTGGGCATGATCTTCGTTCGAATCAACTGCCCTGCCTTGGGCCACGACATTGTCTCACTCGACCCTGCCCAGGCAACCCATAGCGCGGCGCGGCAAGAACTGGAAAAGCTCAACCTCGGATTGATGATGGGCAATAACGTGATGTTGTATCTGGATGATATCCAACACACCAATCCGGAGTTCCTGCAGAAATTCATCGCGCTATGTGATGGCACGCGCAGAGTGGAAGGCGTATGGCATGGTGAACCGCGCACGTTCGACCTACGTGGTAAGCGTTTCGCAATCGTCATGGCAGGCAACCCATATACTGAATCAGGGGAAGCCTTCAAGATTCCGGACATGTTGGCCAACCGGGCCGACATCTATAATTTGGGTGATGTGTTGTCTGGGCGTGAAGCGTTGTTTGCCCTGTCATATCTGGAAAACAGCCTGACCGCTCACCCCGCCTTGGCTCCACTGACCAGTCGGGCACCGTCGGACGTCCGCCTATTTGTACAGATGGCGCAAGGTGAGAACGTTCCCCAAAGTGAGTTTAGCCATGCTTACGGTGCCGCTGAAGCCAATGAGATTGTTGGCCTGTTCCGCAAGCTGTTCCAGGTGCGTGATGTGCTGCTGCAGGTGAACGCAGCATACATCGCCTCCGCCGCGCAGGCTGATGCCTACCGTACTGAACCACCATTCAAGCTGCAGGGTAGCTATCGCAATAT
This DNA window, taken from Chitinivorax sp. B, encodes the following:
- a CDS encoding ubiquinone biosynthesis protein, with protein sequence MPLWLDAILSFPTIVYTILLVVVVTYWLLAIVGLVDFSHGHHGHMEWHDLAHGHGHDTHFPADAHGHGETDVSTIASFAMAMGLSGVPFSIVVSLIVFFAWVISALVGEYVLVWVPTQLLRILFGLAVMAGAFAMALPLTALTIRPMRPLFVVHNAPHNAGLVGLPCRILTLTVDEKFGQAEVTHQGSTFNIKIWAPTPNGLTKGSISALLDYDQKTGRYEVATVDITTDQ
- a CDS encoding zf-TFIIB domain-containing protein, with product MHCPTCNEALSQYEPAAGLRAHHCEHGHGMWLDIAEYRRWLPTQAAHGASPLTEPISDISDHRAARACPVCTRIMQKYRVSSRFDYRLDRCNTCQGVWFDQGEWDALVALQQQGDLNTILSDAGQRDIQATISRERIDARDRERFGDTVFAELQRIRQWLANQPNAHELLAYLNRREH
- a CDS encoding DNA repair ATPase, whose amino-acid sequence is MSEPQENLTELAGGSYDLLRQRLNQQGEMLLTKAGTLNEARLAEFGREDMRLIRRIRARTENNCVARDLVRVGPWLLFGYNVFIGLKKETRIEDVFSLYQLVEGNDGDELIPSPFDGTFLADQRFTADFRELYAYYKQATLVQLRVHNDKLLVAFKIGQQITDIRVFRWALAPDGKIAYIDNRGERDIQLPPTHDFEWTTTTREDHVNGKHPHINILDTVFVETIGGDLTIKIENNTESGLGIFSEPVDDRNQSLADADVAYARLGALILLRIKPYREDKVRYLVYNQRTQTATRIDEMGESCVQLPEDHGIIFPGGYYLQSGESKRFDTDAAGMRFKRMARSPNGEDVLYVFYEPVAGKLGLFSYNLIDKQLSAPIYSNGYARFADGRILLFIAESDEPTRTHPMQLWQTPFCNEEFASSKAIGHGFFGRIGNGELVRGLSELYGIARAVREQCPSRHAYEDLIKHCARVQDSYFWLDAPETGQLASELKAIGDTARATLDEFDKITSIRREAAKLLTQAEAEQKALNTDIASALWHSPGDFVVALDKLRAQRGRLLTLKEARYIDLDRISQLDVELTTEQTRIADKTIRFLAQDTAFDSYRNELAKTATQLPTVEKTVDLAPILAQLDQVAHGLDLLTELLGTLAAGDATLRTRILDAISGVYAEVNRLRAEARKLKKQLAETESAAEFGAQFKLFGQSIANALDLADSPEKCDEAMTRLLTQLEELEGQFGEQDAFIADIAIKREAVYEAFSGRKQTLLDERQKRAGALFDAASRILAGIPKRVVQLSEQAQLHAYFASDALILKLKGLIGELRKLGDAVHADDLESQLKTARENAVKVLRDRTELMGEGGNVIRLGKHAFTVNVQPLDLTLVPKEGALAFHLTGTDYFEMVNDSVLDSLKPYWGLVLPSETPSLYRAEYLVGQLLDAATRKEFGLDLNRLHEIAADLPALQDRVRQFAAPRYQDGYQKGVHDHDAALILAALLPMMDHAGLLRYSPTARALAALYHAAIGEGLQTQLKRRAHSAEQLHAQFGQDQAINELRQHTVRSLARFAKESGLESWSNGTLLEEAGEYLVAELASPQRDWTESGNARDLADGLIHYLEHANLIGEWRDTLQSGSLNERWLHASHWLQGYATAHAPQAVFFVPEAAALLLTEQARHRVNATLQQAVPGLLGEHPLIQQGTLQINLNDFRQRLAHHRQVVLPAYEQLQALRQQLVTNRKGELKLHQFQAKPLSSFVRNRLIDEVYLPIIGDNLAKQMGTAGEARRTDLMGMLLLISPPGYGKTTLMEYLADRLGMIFVRINCPALGHDIVSLDPAQATHSAARQELEKLNLGLMMGNNVMLYLDDIQHTNPEFLQKFIALCDGTRRVEGVWHGEPRTFDLRGKRFAIVMAGNPYTESGEAFKIPDMLANRADIYNLGDVLSGREALFALSYLENSLTAHPALAPLTSRAPSDVRLFVQMAQGENVPQSEFSHAYGAAEANEIVGLFRKLFQVRDVLLQVNAAYIASAAQADAYRTEPPFKLQGSYRNMAKLTARVSAIMRDDELAALLRDHYRGEAQTLTQGAEENLLKLSEILGDHTPEEAERWATIRADFQRHKKQGGADADGTTKLANLAADMAVTLGDIAGQLRDAQGTKTLAKVLHDGLGTLAKHVPPAPQVHVQVEPAADIVDVIRGLAQAYETALLPTISAMNHKIRLDHEIWEKVQQIGEELTNLQQRITAVSKAPR